One part of the Armatimonadota bacterium genome encodes these proteins:
- a CDS encoding Gfo/Idh/MocA family oxidoreductase, whose amino-acid sequence MSATAKPWLEREHIRLAMLGMVDGNGHPYSWSAIFNGYDPGEMAKCPYPAIAAYLGKQPKDTLQIPGARVTHVWTDDPAQAPLVAKASLIPNIAARPQDVIGQVDAVIIATDKGHEHVARCRPFVEAGLPIFVDKPLVDNEQDLATFSEWVAQGAPIMSSSCMRYCKEYMPYRVSTHELGALRFACITMAKTWERYGIHALEGIYPIFGPGFISARNAGTRDRNIVHLKHHRGADAVVASIGDMLGAFGALQLCGTAGHAQVTAGDTFHSFKAQLAAFIEYLRTGELPFPFAETQELMKLVIAGIRSREEGGREVGLAEIMPA is encoded by the coding sequence ATGTCGGCGACCGCGAAACCCTGGTTGGAGCGCGAGCACATCCGCCTGGCCATGCTGGGCATGGTGGACGGCAACGGACATCCCTACTCTTGGAGCGCCATCTTCAACGGCTACGATCCGGGGGAGATGGCGAAGTGCCCCTACCCGGCCATCGCCGCCTACTTGGGCAAGCAACCCAAGGACACGCTTCAGATCCCCGGCGCCCGGGTGACTCACGTTTGGACCGATGACCCGGCGCAGGCCCCGCTGGTGGCGAAGGCGTCGCTCATCCCCAACATCGCCGCGCGCCCGCAGGACGTGATCGGGCAGGTGGACGCGGTCATCATCGCCACCGACAAGGGCCACGAGCACGTGGCGCGGTGCCGGCCATTCGTGGAGGCCGGTCTGCCGATCTTCGTGGACAAACCGCTGGTGGACAACGAGCAGGACCTGGCGACCTTCAGCGAGTGGGTGGCACAGGGCGCGCCCATCATGTCGTCGAGCTGCATGCGCTACTGCAAGGAGTATATGCCGTACCGAGTCTCCACCCATGAGTTGGGAGCGCTCAGATTCGCGTGTATCACCATGGCCAAGACCTGGGAGCGCTACGGCATCCACGCCCTGGAGGGGATCTACCCCATTTTCGGGCCGGGGTTCATCTCGGCGCGCAATGCCGGGACCCGCGACCGCAATATCGTACATCTCAAACACCACCGTGGCGCGGACGCGGTGGTGGCGAGCATCGGCGACATGCTCGGCGCCTTCGGGGCGCTGCAGTTGTGCGGCACCGCCGGCCACGCGCAGGTCACCGCCGGTGACACGTTCCATTCCTTCAAGGCGCAGCTAGCGGCCTTTATCGAGTACCTGCGTACAGGTGAGCTCCCGTTTCCGTTCGCGGAGACCCAGGAGCTGATGAAGCTCGTCATCGCCGGCATCCGCAGCCGCGAGGAAGGCGGGCGCGAGGTGGGGCTGGCCGAAATTATGCCGGCGTAG
- a CDS encoding aldolase/citrate lyase family protein, translating to MSEAIPLRMRPSRVLRKLRAGEVVSCFKVNFADARPVEIVGLAGFDCVWADLEHIANDWSLIEKQVWAAKAYDLDVVVRVARGSYSDYVRPLELDAAGIMVPHVMSLADARQVVRMTRFHPLGRRPVDGGNADGAYCNLDLADYMRQANEQRFVAVQIEDPEPLADLEAIAAVEGIDIIFFGPGDFSQGIGAPGQWDHPLIAETRRRIARVCQGEGKIAGTPGTPATLRELVDMGYRFVTMGADVLGLSAYCKGLAAEFGKLSR from the coding sequence ATGTCCGAGGCGATTCCGCTCCGTATGCGCCCCAGCCGCGTCCTGCGCAAGCTGCGCGCGGGCGAGGTGGTGAGCTGCTTCAAGGTCAACTTCGCCGACGCGCGGCCGGTGGAGATCGTGGGCCTGGCCGGCTTCGACTGCGTGTGGGCGGATCTGGAGCACATCGCCAACGACTGGTCGCTGATAGAGAAGCAGGTCTGGGCGGCCAAGGCCTACGATCTCGACGTGGTCGTGCGGGTGGCGCGCGGCAGCTACAGCGACTACGTGCGGCCGTTGGAACTGGACGCGGCGGGGATCATGGTGCCGCACGTCATGAGCCTGGCGGACGCCCGGCAAGTGGTGCGGATGACTCGCTTCCACCCGCTCGGGCGCCGGCCGGTTGACGGCGGCAACGCCGATGGCGCGTACTGCAACCTCGACCTCGCCGACTACATGCGCCAAGCCAACGAGCAGCGCTTCGTGGCGGTTCAGATCGAGGACCCCGAGCCCCTGGCTGATCTGGAGGCCATCGCCGCAGTGGAGGGGATTGACATCATCTTCTTCGGCCCCGGCGACTTCAGCCAGGGCATCGGCGCGCCCGGGCAGTGGGACCACCCCCTGATCGCGGAAACTCGCCGGCGGATCGCGCGAGTGTGCCAAGGTGAGGGTAAGATCGCCGGCACACCCGGCACGCCGGCCACCCTGCGCGAGCTGGTTGACATGGGTTACCGGTTCGTCACCATGGGCGCGGACGTGCTCGGCCTGAGCGCGTACTGCAAGGGGCTGGCAGCGGAGTTCGGCAAGCTGAGCAGGTGA